The Periplaneta americana isolate PAMFEO1 chromosome 10, P.americana_PAMFEO1_priV1, whole genome shotgun sequence genome includes a window with the following:
- the LOC138707651 gene encoding pyruvate dehydrogenase E1 component subunit beta, mitochondrial-like isoform X2 — MHSRYDKIFICISMTVRDALNAGLDEEMERDERVFLLGEEVAMYDGAYKVSRGLWKKYGDKRVIDTPITEMGFAGIAVGAAMAGLRPVCEFMTFNFSMQAIDQVINSAAKTFYMSAGKVNVPIVFRGPNGAAAGVAAQHSQCFGAWYSHCPGLKVVSPYSSEDHKGLIKAAIRDPDPVVVLENEILYGVAFPVSDEAMSKDFLVPIGKAKIERPGSHITLIAHSRAVELSLDAAKELAGEGIECEVINLRSLRPLDEKTIVESVMKTNHLVTVEQGWPQCGIGSEICARIMEGEAFYHLDAPVIRVTGVDAPMPYAKSLEAAALPQPHDIVRAVKKVLNVK; from the exons ATGCACAGCAGGTATGATAAGATTTTCATTTGCATTTCT ATGACAGTACGAGATGCCCTCAATGCTGGGTTGGACGAAGAGATGGAACGAGATGAACGAGTATTTCTGCTGGGTGAAGAGGTGGCCATGTACGATGGAGCTTACAAAGTTTCTCGAGGATTATGGAAGAAATATGGAGATAAAAGAGTTATTGACACACCCATAACAGAAATGGGTTTTGCTGGTATAGCAGTTGGTGCTGCAATG GCTGGATTACGTCCAGTTTGTGAATTTATGACTTTCAACTTTTCGATGCAAGCAATAGATCAAGTTATAAACTCTGCAGCAAAAACATTTTACATGTCAGCAGGCAAA GTGAATGTGCCTATAGTTTTCCGAGGTCCAAATGGAGCTGCAGCTGGCGTTGCAGCGCAACATTCACAGTGTTTCGGAGCTTGGTACAGCCACTGTCCAGGACTGAAG GTTGTGTCTCCCTATTCTTCCGAAGACCATAAAGGCTTGATAAAGGCAGCAATACGAGATCCAGACCCAGTTGTGGTATTGGAAAACGAGATTTTATATGGTGTAGCGTTCCCTGTATCAGATGAGGCCATGTCAAAAGACTTCCTTGTGCCAATAGGAAAAGCTAAAATTGAACGTCCAG gaagTCACATAACTTTGATTGCTCATTCGAGAGCTGTGGAACTATCTCTTGATGCAGCTAAAGAGTTGGCAGGGGAGGGAATTGAATGTGAAGTCATAAACCTCAGGTCTCTCAGGCCGCTGGATGAAAAAACCATAGTCGAGAGTGTTATGAAAACAAATCATTTAGTTACAGTTGAACAAGGGTGGCCACAGTGTGGAATTGGTTCAGAAATTTGTGCTAGAATAATGGAAG GTGAAGCATTTTATCACTTGGATGCACCAGTAATACGTGTGACTGGTGTTGATGCACCAATGCCATATGCCAAAAGTCTAGAAGCAGCTGCTCTACCTCAACCACATGATATTGTCAGGGCTGTTAAAAAAGTGCTCAATGTCAAATGA
- the LOC138707651 gene encoding pyruvate dehydrogenase E1 component subunit beta, mitochondrial-like isoform X1, whose translation MVTLSPVNVVLLNAAKFLTRRAFSTSRIANAQQMTVRDALNAGLDEEMERDERVFLLGEEVAMYDGAYKVSRGLWKKYGDKRVIDTPITEMGFAGIAVGAAMAGLRPVCEFMTFNFSMQAIDQVINSAAKTFYMSAGKVNVPIVFRGPNGAAAGVAAQHSQCFGAWYSHCPGLKVVSPYSSEDHKGLIKAAIRDPDPVVVLENEILYGVAFPVSDEAMSKDFLVPIGKAKIERPGSHITLIAHSRAVELSLDAAKELAGEGIECEVINLRSLRPLDEKTIVESVMKTNHLVTVEQGWPQCGIGSEICARIMEGEAFYHLDAPVIRVTGVDAPMPYAKSLEAAALPQPHDIVRAVKKVLNVK comes from the exons ATGGTGACCTTGTCTCCGGTGAATGTTGTTCTGCtg AATGCAGCAAAGTTTTTAACGCGACGAGCATTCTCGACTTCAAGAATTGCTAATGCACAGCAG ATGACAGTACGAGATGCCCTCAATGCTGGGTTGGACGAAGAGATGGAACGAGATGAACGAGTATTTCTGCTGGGTGAAGAGGTGGCCATGTACGATGGAGCTTACAAAGTTTCTCGAGGATTATGGAAGAAATATGGAGATAAAAGAGTTATTGACACACCCATAACAGAAATGGGTTTTGCTGGTATAGCAGTTGGTGCTGCAATG GCTGGATTACGTCCAGTTTGTGAATTTATGACTTTCAACTTTTCGATGCAAGCAATAGATCAAGTTATAAACTCTGCAGCAAAAACATTTTACATGTCAGCAGGCAAA GTGAATGTGCCTATAGTTTTCCGAGGTCCAAATGGAGCTGCAGCTGGCGTTGCAGCGCAACATTCACAGTGTTTCGGAGCTTGGTACAGCCACTGTCCAGGACTGAAG GTTGTGTCTCCCTATTCTTCCGAAGACCATAAAGGCTTGATAAAGGCAGCAATACGAGATCCAGACCCAGTTGTGGTATTGGAAAACGAGATTTTATATGGTGTAGCGTTCCCTGTATCAGATGAGGCCATGTCAAAAGACTTCCTTGTGCCAATAGGAAAAGCTAAAATTGAACGTCCAG gaagTCACATAACTTTGATTGCTCATTCGAGAGCTGTGGAACTATCTCTTGATGCAGCTAAAGAGTTGGCAGGGGAGGGAATTGAATGTGAAGTCATAAACCTCAGGTCTCTCAGGCCGCTGGATGAAAAAACCATAGTCGAGAGTGTTATGAAAACAAATCATTTAGTTACAGTTGAACAAGGGTGGCCACAGTGTGGAATTGGTTCAGAAATTTGTGCTAGAATAATGGAAG GTGAAGCATTTTATCACTTGGATGCACCAGTAATACGTGTGACTGGTGTTGATGCACCAATGCCATATGCCAAAAGTCTAGAAGCAGCTGCTCTACCTCAACCACATGATATTGTCAGGGCTGTTAAAAAAGTGCTCAATGTCAAATGA